DNA sequence from the Nicotiana tomentosiformis chromosome 3, ASM39032v3, whole genome shotgun sequence genome:
GTTTATAATATATGtacatataaatattttacctacATAGTAAGTAATTCTAGAATTAAATAAAAAGGCATTTTTAACTCAGCGGTAGAGTTAAAACTAATAAATTTCATAAAGAATCAAAATATATATGATTCTGACTATTCAATACAGCAGACATATGTTTTGAACTGTaataagtaggcgtttggacataaaatttggagttaagttgaaaaatggtatttgaaattatgtttggatatgCATTTCACTAGAAAAAATGTTGCAGTTTTGTGAGTAGGGAAAAAAgttttctgaaaatttgaatatctcattttcgaaaaattttcaaaaacttgcaaaatttcatggacaaacacatttttgaaaaaaaaaacctcATGAACAAACGGGTCCTAAGTCGCGCTTTATATTATATATCTTTGACTTCTTATCCAATATATCCTAGAAGCTGTCAAGCTGCTATGTCAATTAATAATATATGTCCCACCATCTTCACATATATGGTAGAAATTAGAACACACATGCATATAGCTTTCCACAAAAACGTTGGAAATTAATGCATCATCCATATTATTCCCAAGTACATATCTGTAGCTACAATTGTAGTAGTATAAGTTAATCcaataaaacaaatttaaaaaaaaggaaTAGAAGAGTATGTAGGCGTTGATTTGTATCTCAACTCTATGTTAAACCAATAATTTTTTTGCACTATATGGTTACACAAACTGAGTTCTGTTTGTAATGGGAATATCAAGATTAAGAGATAGTCCACCAACATTTGTTTCTGAAGAACTTGAGGAATTGCCTTTCTTAGACCAAAGCCAAATCTTTGAAACAGAGAAGCTCTCTCCTTTAGTCCTAGCACTGATCTTTTTTCCTTCTGTAGTAGCCCCAAAATTGTTGTTCTCACACTTCGCTTTGAGAATCTTCACATTGGGCAAAGCTATCTGCAATTCTGAATCATCAACCACATATTGAAATGAACCCATTGAAAAACATCTCCTTGCATTCAAATTGCTGCTACTAATTTCCCCTTGACTTTTGTCTTCATAATTTTCATTCCCTTCATTTACACTTTTGTACTTACCTAATCTAACTGAGAAAACTCTCATTTCTCCAACATTTTCTTGCATGAGTACTCCTGACTTTTGACTGTTTCTAATTCCATCTTCCAAATGGAAATTCCACTGTTCTCTTGACTCATAATTAGAGCTAAACAAGGGGTTTCCAATAGAAATTCCAGAAGTAATTACACCTCTACATAAAGGACAAGTTGAGTTTGATAGGAGCCATGTGTCTATACAATGGATGTGAAAAGCATGGCTACACAAAGGGAGCAATCTGAGTTTGTCATGTTCTGAAAATTCACATAAACAAACAGCACAATCAAATGGCTCCTTCAACCCCATAATATCCTTATACAAAAACACAGGCAAAGTGTCAATGATAGATTGGTCTAAACCAGAATCATGTTGCCGAAAGAGCTGTTGAAGCTGCCTTTGGAGAACTTGGGAACTAGTTGATTCTGGGAATCTATTGGACTGAGAAATTGATGAAAAAGAAGGCATCTTTAAACAATACCTAATCAGAA
Encoded proteins:
- the LOC104086450 gene encoding RING-H2 finger protein ATL46-like, whose protein sequence is MSRISPIFLLVIVVIAVLFFVFGLLHLLIRYCLKMPSFSSISQSNRFPESTSSQVLQRQLQQLFRQHDSGLDQSIIDTLPVFLYKDIMGLKEPFDCAVCLCEFSEHDKLRLLPLCSHAFHIHCIDTWLLSNSTCPLCRGVITSGISIGNPLFSSNYESREQWNFHLEDGIRNSQKSGVLMQENVGEMRVFSVRLGKYKSVNEGNENYEDKSQGEISSSNLNARRCFSMGSFQYVVDDSELQIALPNVKILKAKCENNNFGATTEGKKISARTKGESFSVSKIWLWSKKGNSSSSSETNVGGLSLNLDIPITNRTQFV